The Balaenoptera acutorostrata chromosome 15, mBalAcu1.1, whole genome shotgun sequence genome contains a region encoding:
- the CHRNA4 gene encoding neuronal acetylcholine receptor subunit alpha-4 produces MELGGPGAPPPPLLPPLLLLLGAGFLPVSSHVETRAHAEERLLKKLFSGYNKWSRPVANISDVVLVHFGLSIAQLIDVDEKNQMMTTNVWVKQEWHDYKLRWDPADYENVTSIRIPSELIWRPDIVLYNNADGDFAVTHLTKAHLFHDGRVQWTPPAIYKSSCSIDVTFFPFDQQNCTMKFGSWTYDKAKIDLVSMHSRVDQLDFWESGEWVIVDAVGTYNTRKYECCAEVYPDITYAFVIRRLPLFYTVNLIIPCLLISCLTVLVFYLPSECGEKITLCISVLLSLTVFLLLITEIIPSTSLVIPLIGEYLLFTMIFVTLSIIIAVFTLNVHHRSPRTHTMPAWVRRVFLDVVPRLLFMKRPSVVKDNCRQLIESVHKAAGAPRFWPEPRGEPELRSRGPAPSPTPSCGPDQPGKPQPACTSPSDQASALQPSEAEKASPCPSPGPCRPPGLAKARSLSVQHVSGPSEVADGGVRCRSQSIQYCVPREEAASPADRPADGSPASLTTAPSAELPPPDQASPCKCKCRKEAEAPNAALKAPGTGAPPLPLSPALARAVEGVQYIADHLRAEDMDFSVRQDWKYVAMVIDRIFLWVFILVCLLGTVGLFLPPWLAGMI; encoded by the exons ATGGAGCTCGGGGGCCCgggggcgccgccgccgccgctgctgccgccgctgctgctgctgctgggggccGGCTTCTTGCCTG TGAGCAGTCACGTGGAGACCCGGGCCCACGCGGAGGAACGGCTGCTGAAGAAACTCTTCTCTGGCTACAACAAGTGGTCCCGGCCCGTGGCCAACATCTCGGATGTAGTTCTCGTCCACTTCGGCCTGTCTATTGCACAGCTCATTGACGTG GATGAGAAGAACCAGATGATGACGACGAACGTGTGGGTGAAGCAG GAGTGGCATGACTATAAGCTGCGCTGGGACCCCGCTGACTACGAGAACGTGACCTCCATCCGCATCCCCTCTGAGCTCATCTGGAGGCCAGACATCGTCCTGTACAACAA cGCGGACGGGGACTTTGCCGTCACCCACCTGACCAAGGCCCACCTCTTTCACGACGGGCGGGTGCAGTGGACACCCCCAGCCATCTACAAGAGCTCCTGCAGCATCGACGTCACCTTCTTCCCCTTCGACCAGCAGAACTGCACCATGAAGTTCGGGTCCTGGACCTATGACAAGGCTAAGATCGACCTGGTGAGCATGCACAGCCGCGTGGACCAGCTGGACTTCTGGGAGAGCGGCGAGTGGGTCATCGTGGACGCCGTGGGCACCTACAACACGCGCAAGTACGAGTGCTGCGCGGAGGTGTACCCGGACATCACGTACGCCTTCGTCATCCGGCGCCTGCCGCTCTTCTACACCGTCAACCTCATCATCCCCTGCCTGCTCATCTCCTGCCTCACGGTGCTCGTCTTCTACCTGCCCTCCGAGTGCGGCGAGAAGATCACGCTCTGCATCTCCGTGCTGCTCTCGCTCACCGTCTTCCTGTTGCTCATCACCGAGATCATCCCGTCCACCTCGCTGGTCATCCCGCTCATCGGCGAGTACCTGCTCTTCACCATGATCTTCGTCACGCTCTCCATCATCATCGCCGTCTTCACGCTCAACGTGCACCACCGCTCCCCGCGCACGCACACCATGCCCGCCTGGGTCCGCCgcgtcttcctggacgtcgtgccGCGCCTGCTCTTCATGAAGCGGCCGTCCGTGGTCAAGGACAACTGCCGGCAGCTCATCGAGTCCGTGCACAAGGCGGCCGGGGCCCCGCGCTTCTGGCCGGAGCCCCGGGGGGAGCCCGAGCTCAGGAGTAGGGGCCCCGCCCCGTCCCCGACCCCGTCCTGCGGCCCGGACCAGCCGGGCAAGCCCCAGCCGGCCTGCACGTCGCCCTCGGACCAGGCCTCTGCTCTGCAGCCCTCAGAGGCTGAGAaggccagcccctgcccctcgCCCGGGCCCTGCCGCCCACCAGGGCTGGCCAAGGCCCGGTCCCTGAGCGTCCAGCACGTGTCCGGCCCCAGCGAAGTGGCAGACGGTGGCGTGAGGTGCCGGTCCCAGAGCATCCAGTACTGCGTGCCCCGAGAAGAGGCCGCCTCCCCAGCCGACCGCCCGGCGGACGGCTCCCCTGCCTCGCTGACCACGGCCCCCTCGGCCGAGCTTCCGCCCCCAGACCAGGCCTCCCCCTGCAAATGCAAGTGCAGGAAGGAGGCGGAGGCACCGAATGCTGCGCTCAAGGCCCCCGGCACCGGAGCGCCACCCCTGCCCCTGTCGCCAGCTCTGGCGCGGGCGGTTGAGGGTGTCCAGTACATTGCAGACCACCTGAGGGCGGAAGACATGGACTTCTCG GTGAGGCAGGACTGGAAGTACGTGGCCATGGTCATCGACCGCATCTTCCTCTGGGTGTTCATCCTCGTCTGCCTGCTGGGGACGGTGGGCCTCTTCCTGCCGCCCTGGCTGGCCGGCATGATCTAG